The following are encoded in a window of Panicum virgatum strain AP13 chromosome 5N, P.virgatum_v5, whole genome shotgun sequence genomic DNA:
- the LOC120674755 gene encoding uncharacterized protein LOC120674755 encodes MATEAVHQDTADSGETDAVDRALADVFGRDHWVIPAVKAALEESRRTRELVRQAVILGLYYTKYLCKNPPRQPPKTGHEWVLRTLRNENSCYNMFRMSPTCFEMLHEVLVRSYGLKSTSRMASREALAMFLWMVGPPEPVRQAEDKFTMSMETISRKFNHVLDCVWRLANDIIKPKDSDFGSVHPKLGNHKYVPLFNNAIGAIDGTHIRVIVPGNKQGGPYFNRHNDKTQNVLAICDFDRRFTFVAAGIPGSAHDWAVLREAMERCGDKFPHPPQGKYYLVDAGHPNRSGFLAPYKGVTYHQAVWKRAPWPRDDVDEDTGHDAVEGDEDDMNALRDDIAARCRMAECARRM; translated from the exons ATGGCAACAGAAGCCGTCCACCAAGATACAGCGGACTCAGGAGAGACAGATGCAGTGGATAGAGCACTTGCTGATGTATTCGGAAGGGATCATTGGGTCATTCCTGCTGTGAAGGCCGCACTTGAAGAAAGCAGGAGAACTAGAGAACTGGTGAGGCAGGCTGTCATACTTGGTCTTTATTACACAAAATATCTATGCAAAAATCCACCTAGGCAACCCCCTAAAACAGGACATGAGTGGGTACTAAGGACTCTTCGCAATGAAAATTCTTGTTACAACATGTTTAGGATGAGCCCTACATGTTTTGAGATGCTGCATGAGGTTTTGGTTAGGTCATATGGGTTGAAGTCAACAAGTAGGATGGCATCTAGAGAGGCTTTAGCCATGTTCTTGTGGATGGTTGGGCCCCCTGAACCTGTGAGGCAGGCAGAGGATAAGTTTACAATGTCAATGGAGACAATAAGTAGAAAATTCAATCATGTCTTGGATTGTGTGTGGAGGCTAGCCAACGACATAATAAAACCAAAGGACTCTGATTTTGGTTCAGTGCACCCAAAGTTAGGAAACCATAAGTATGTTCCACTGTTCAACAATGCAATTGGAGCCATTGATGGAACACATATCAGAGTCATTGTGCCTGGCAACAAGCAGGGCGGGCCGTATTTCAATAGGCACAATGACAAAACTCAGAATGTGCTTGCCATCTGTGACTTCGACCGGAGGTTCACATTTGTTGCAGCTGGGATTCCAGGATCAGCACATGATTGGGCAGTCCTTAGGGAGGCGATGGAGAGGTGTGGTGACAAGTTTCCACATCCACCTCAAG GCAAGTATTACCTTGTGGATGCCGGGCACCCAAACCGAAGTGGGTTTTTGGCACCGTACAAGGGGGTGACGTATCATCAGGCAGTATGGAAACGGGCGCCTTGGCCTAGAG ATGATGTTGACGAGGACACAGGTCATGATGCCGTAGAGGGCGACGAGGATGACATGAATGCACTCCGTGATGACATAGCCGCAAGGTGCCGGATGGCTGAATGTGCTAGACGTATGTGA